A region from the Silene latifolia isolate original U9 population chromosome 7, ASM4854445v1, whole genome shotgun sequence genome encodes:
- the LOC141592013 gene encoding protein IMPAIRED IN BABA-INDUCED STERILITY 1-like produces MGCICSKQAEESSPCRDYKGEIRVKRSTSERRETSTLDEFHESHNYEDVVKEDAKVVLSFEEKEDEERENETIGIKSSKSKSSSSNFSLSLRFGSVKGQVIAEQAAAGWPSWLTAVAGEAIHGWVPLQAQGFEKLEKIGQGTYSSVFRAKEYGTGRIVALKKVRFDNYHPESVRFMAREITILRKLDHPNVMKLHGLIASRVSCSIYLVFDYMEHDLAGLLSCPQVTFTEAQIKCFMQQILYALDYCHQRGVMHRDIKTSNILLNNEGVLKLADFGLANFISTRYKQPLTSRVVTLWYRPPELLLGSTNYGAYVDMWSVGCVFAELLIGKPILKGKTEVEQLHKIFKLCGSPPEEFWEKSKLPHATMFKPQAPYESSLRERCKSLPEHTVIMLETLLSVEPQNRGTAASTLNSTYFTTMPYACDPSSLPKYPPNKEIDAKSREDLRRTKTGRIQESTSSSRMHRRARKAFQESSSVSMLGRPGLEEPQVNKKYARRNGSNTLVTQTRKADDEISIDMKSDVSYVTNASQGDMLFGGGRKTSSLTLDRKRFKDERLRSFESKYNYMDPSSVLHTSKMLDTQPEEFEEDEDLQSPRKQK; encoded by the exons ATGGGTTGCATTTGTTCAAAGCAGGCAGAAGAGTCTTCGCCTTGTCGCGATTATAAGGGGGAAATTCGGGTTAAAAGGTCAACAAGTGAACGTCGTGAAACAAGTACATTAGATGAATTTCACGAATCTCACAATTATGAGGATGTTGTTAAGGAAGACGCTAAAGTAGTTTTGTCATTTGAAGAAAAAGAAGATGAAGAAAGAGAAAACGAAACAATAGGAATAAAGTCATCAAAGAGCAAAAGTTCATCttcaaatttttcattgagtttaaGGTTTGGGTCCGTTAAGGGCCAGGTCATTGCTGAGCAAGCTGCGGCAGGATGGCCTAGTTGGCTCACTGCTGTTGCCGGTGAAGCAATTCATGGGTGGGTCCCACTTCAAGCACAAGGATTTGAAAAATTAGAAAAG ATTGGACAAGGTACATATAGTAGTGTGTTTCGAGCCAAGGAATATGGAACAGGGAGAATTGTAGCATTGAAGAAGGTGAGATTTGACAATTATCACCCAGAAAGTGTTAGATTTATGGCCCGGGAAATAACAATTCTGCGCAAACTTGACCATCCTAATGTAATGAAGCTTCATGGTTTGATAGCTTCGAGAGTATCATGTAGTATTTACTTGGTCTTTGATTATATGGAACATGACCTTGCTGGCTTGCTCTCTTGTCCTCAAGTCACCTTCACCGAGGCTCAG ATAAAATGTTTTATGCAACAAATACTATATGCATTAGACTATTGTCATCAACGGGGAGTAATGCATCGAGATATTAAGACTTCAAATATTCTACTGAATAACGAGGGGGTATTAAAGTTGGCGGATTTTGGTTTGGCAAATTTTATAAGTACAAGATACAAGCAACCACTTACAAGTCGTGTTGTGACATTATGGTATCGACCACCTGAACTTTTATTAGGGTCCACTAACTACGGTGCATATGTGGATATGTGGAGTGTTGGTTGTGTGTTTGCGGAATTGCTTATTGGAAAACCTATCCTTAAGGGAAAAACTGAg GTTGAGCAATTACACAAGATCTTCAAGTTATGTGGTTCACCACCAGAAGAGTTTTGGGAAAAATCAAAACTCCCACATGCCACAATGTTCAAACCACAAGCTCCTTATGAAAGTTCATTGCGCGAAAGGTGTAAGAGTTTACCCGAACATACAGTTATAATGTTAGAGACTCTTCTATCCGTCGAGCCACAAAATCGTGGAACTGCTGCGTCTACACTAAATTCTACT TACTTTACAACAATGCCTTATGCATGCGATCCATCAAGTTTGCCAAAATATCCGCCTAACAAGGAAATTGATGCAAAATCACGAGAGGACTTGAGGAG GACAAAGACGGGTAGAATACAAGAGTCTACCTCATCATCCAGAATGCATAGACGAGCTCGAAAAGCATTTCAAGAATCAAGCAGTGTTAGCATGTTGGGAAGACCCGGACTTGAG GAGCCTCAAGTGAACAAAAAATATGCAAGAAGAAATGGAAGTAACACCTTGGTTACTCAAACGAGAAAAGCGGATGATGAGATATCAATAGACATGAAATCAGATGTATCTTACGTAACAAACGCATCGCAAGGAGACATGCTGTTTGGTGGTGGACGAAAGACATCATCTTTAACACTTGATAGAAAAAGATTTAAGGATGAAAGATTACGTAGTTTTGAATCTAAATACAATTATATGGACCCATCAAGTGTATTACACACAAGTAAAATGTTGGATACACAACCCGAGGAGTTTGAGGAGGATGAGGATTTGCAATCTCCAAggaaacaaaagtaa